A DNA window from Streptomyces canus contains the following coding sequences:
- a CDS encoding zinc-dependent alcohol dehydrogenase, giving the protein MRAFVLTAPGEFAVRAVPAPVPAPGEVVVDVERVGVCGTDLEFFTGAMTYLHQGHAAYPMRLGHEWAGRVRTVGAGVDPVWTGRRVMGDTMLGCGTCRRCRRGGQHVCEQREEVGIRGGRAGALAEQLAVPVSSLHLLPDSVDPVLGALVEPGGNALRAARATGAGPGDRVLVLGPGTIGLLVALFARSAGAEVHLLGATDASLVFARSLGFPHAWREDTLPDLPFDAVVDATNAVHLPALAQELVEPGGRLVYIGLAGEPSRIDTRTLVLKDVTAIGVLSASPGLDATIKAYAERIVDPRPLVAATVALEAIGAVLAGERPPGAGPGPKIHVDPGLV; this is encoded by the coding sequence ATACGCGCCTTCGTCCTCACGGCCCCCGGCGAGTTCGCGGTCCGGGCGGTACCGGCACCGGTACCCGCGCCCGGCGAGGTCGTCGTCGACGTCGAGCGGGTCGGGGTGTGCGGCACCGACCTGGAGTTCTTCACCGGGGCCATGACCTATCTGCACCAAGGACACGCCGCCTATCCGATGCGGCTGGGCCACGAGTGGGCCGGCCGGGTCCGCACCGTCGGCGCCGGTGTGGATCCCGTCTGGACCGGCCGCCGGGTCATGGGCGACACCATGCTCGGCTGCGGGACCTGCCGCCGCTGCCGGCGCGGAGGGCAGCATGTCTGCGAGCAGCGGGAGGAGGTGGGCATCCGGGGCGGCCGAGCGGGTGCCCTGGCCGAACAACTCGCCGTGCCCGTGAGTTCGTTGCACCTCCTGCCCGACTCCGTGGACCCGGTGCTCGGCGCGCTGGTCGAGCCGGGCGGCAACGCCCTGCGGGCCGCGCGGGCGACAGGAGCGGGGCCCGGTGACCGGGTCCTGGTGCTGGGTCCGGGGACCATCGGTCTGCTGGTCGCGCTGTTCGCCCGGTCCGCCGGTGCGGAGGTGCATCTGCTGGGCGCCACCGACGCCTCCCTCGTCTTCGCGCGCTCGCTGGGCTTCCCGCACGCATGGCGCGAGGACACCCTGCCGGACCTGCCGTTCGACGCGGTCGTCGACGCCACCAACGCGGTGCATCTGCCGGCCCTGGCGCAGGAGCTGGTCGAACCGGGCGGGCGGCTCGTGTACATCGGGCTGGCCGGTGAGCCCAGCAGGATCGACACCCGCACGCTCGTCCTGAAGGACGTGACGGCGATCGGCGTCCTGTCGGCCTCCCCCGGGCTCGACGCCACCATCAAGGCGTACGCCGAGAGGATCGTCGACCCGAGGCCGCTCGTGGCCGCCACCGTCGCGCTGGAGGCGATCGGTGCCGTACTCGCGGGCGAGCGCCCGCCCGGCGCCGGTCCGGGCCCGAAGATCCACGTCGATCCCGGCCTGGTCTGA
- a CDS encoding IclR family transcriptional regulator has translation MQHTQPFPASTAPVTDRAEGDRLVGSDRVLAVLKELARHPDGVSLEGLTRVIGSPKATVHRALAALRRAGLAGQDSRGRYLLGDEFLRMAFVHHEARPEHVRVRPLLESLADRFGETAHYAVLDGREVVHRAKADPPTGAVRLTSTVGGRNPAHATGAGKALLAHELGTLNAVRQWIGKAPLERRTPRTLCTAAELYRELRATRERGYALDDQENETGVNCLALPVYGTSPTVPSGAVSVSALAYRTPLRTLVDAVEEIRDALGPLKEPLS, from the coding sequence ATGCAGCATACGCAGCCCTTCCCCGCTTCGACAGCCCCCGTCACGGACCGCGCGGAGGGCGACCGTCTCGTGGGATCGGACCGGGTGCTCGCCGTGCTCAAGGAGCTCGCCCGGCACCCGGACGGGGTCTCGCTCGAAGGGCTCACCAGAGTGATCGGCAGCCCCAAAGCGACCGTGCACCGGGCTCTGGCCGCCCTGCGCCGAGCCGGTCTGGCCGGCCAGGACTCCCGCGGCCGTTATCTGCTGGGCGACGAGTTCCTGCGGATGGCCTTCGTCCATCACGAGGCCCGCCCCGAACACGTGCGGGTCCGGCCGCTGTTGGAGTCACTGGCGGACCGGTTCGGCGAGACGGCCCACTACGCCGTCCTGGACGGCCGTGAGGTCGTCCACCGCGCCAAGGCCGACCCGCCCACCGGTGCCGTCCGGCTCACCTCCACGGTCGGCGGCCGCAATCCCGCCCACGCGACCGGCGCCGGAAAGGCGCTGCTCGCCCACGAGTTGGGCACCCTGAACGCCGTACGGCAATGGATCGGCAAGGCGCCCCTGGAGCGCCGGACGCCTCGAACCCTGTGCACGGCCGCGGAGTTGTACCGCGAGCTGCGGGCCACGCGCGAGCGGGGGTACGCCCTCGACGACCAGGAGAACGAGACCGGCGTCAACTGCCTCGCGCTGCCCGTGTACGGCACCTCACCGACCGTTCCCTCCGGGGCGGTGAGCGTCAGCGCGCTGGCATACCGGACTCCGCTGCGGACGCTGGTCGACGCGGTCGAGGAGATCCGTGACGCCCTCGGCCCCCTGAAGGAGCCCCTGAGTTGA
- a CDS encoding IlvD/Edd family dehydratase, whose protein sequence is MGLRSAQWYGGQDRNAYIHRAWMRRGVPDDAFTGRPQIAIANTASDLTPCNAHLDEVARSVRDGVYEAGGIPLDLPVVSLGETNVRPTAMLWRNMAAMATEEMLRANPLDGVVLLGGCDKTIPSLLMAAASVDLPAVVVPGGPMLTGTFRGTPLGCGTDVWRLSEEVRAGTLSQEQFIRSESSMIRSRGHCNTMGTASTMALVAEALGTVVPGVAGTPAPDSRLLAAAHGTGRLVVELVAAERRPSTFLTKGSFHNAIVALAAIGGSTNAVVHLLAIAGRLGVDLTLDDFDRVGSRVPVLVDLQPAGRFLMEDFHRAGGLLAVLREVADLLDPEALTVTGKPLVDHLTDAPIWDAEVIRTRARPLVEEGGIAVLRGSLAPDGALIKPAAASPQLLRHRGRAVVFDSIEDFHARVDDPDLDVDADSVLVLRGCGPKGYPGMPEVANMPLPTKLLEQGVRDMVRVCDGRMSGTAYGTVVLHVAPEAAAGGPLALVRTGDVISLDVEARRIDLEVPAAELAARTPNAATVAGFANPGRGWERLYVDHVQQADTGADLDFLLGSSGSEVSRESH, encoded by the coding sequence ATGGGCCTTCGCAGCGCACAGTGGTATGGGGGACAGGACCGCAACGCCTACATCCACCGGGCCTGGATGCGCCGGGGTGTCCCGGACGACGCCTTCACCGGCCGGCCCCAGATCGCCATCGCCAACACCGCCTCCGATCTCACGCCCTGCAACGCGCACCTGGACGAGGTGGCCAGGTCCGTCCGGGACGGTGTGTACGAGGCGGGCGGTATCCCCCTCGACCTGCCCGTCGTGTCGCTGGGCGAGACCAATGTGCGGCCCACGGCCATGCTCTGGCGCAACATGGCGGCGATGGCCACGGAGGAGATGCTGCGGGCCAACCCCCTCGACGGCGTGGTCCTGCTGGGAGGCTGCGACAAGACGATCCCGTCGCTGCTGATGGCCGCCGCCTCGGTGGACCTGCCCGCCGTGGTCGTGCCCGGCGGGCCGATGCTGACCGGCACCTTCCGCGGCACACCGCTGGGCTGCGGCACGGACGTGTGGCGGCTGTCGGAGGAGGTCCGCGCCGGCACCCTGTCCCAGGAGCAGTTCATCCGCTCCGAGTCCTCGATGATCCGCAGCCGCGGGCACTGCAACACCATGGGCACGGCCTCGACGATGGCGCTGGTCGCCGAGGCGCTGGGCACGGTCGTGCCCGGGGTGGCCGGAACGCCCGCGCCGGACAGCCGGCTGCTGGCGGCCGCGCACGGCACCGGGCGGCTCGTGGTGGAGCTGGTGGCCGCCGAGCGCCGCCCGAGCACCTTCCTGACCAAGGGGTCCTTCCACAACGCGATCGTGGCGCTGGCCGCGATCGGCGGCTCCACCAACGCCGTCGTCCATCTCCTCGCCATCGCGGGCCGGCTGGGGGTCGACCTGACTTTGGACGATTTCGACCGCGTCGGCTCCCGGGTGCCGGTCCTGGTGGACCTCCAGCCCGCCGGGCGCTTCCTCATGGAGGACTTCCACCGGGCCGGCGGCCTGCTCGCCGTGCTGCGCGAGGTCGCCGACCTCCTGGACCCCGAGGCGCTGACCGTCACGGGCAAGCCGCTGGTGGACCACCTCACCGACGCCCCGATCTGGGACGCGGAGGTGATCAGGACCCGGGCGCGGCCTCTGGTCGAGGAGGGCGGCATCGCCGTCCTGCGCGGCAGCCTCGCCCCCGACGGAGCGCTGATCAAACCCGCGGCCGCCTCCCCGCAGCTGCTGCGGCACCGTGGCCGGGCGGTCGTCTTCGACAGCATCGAGGACTTCCACGCCCGCGTCGACGACCCGGACCTGGACGTCGACGCCGACTCCGTCCTGGTCCTGCGCGGCTGTGGCCCCAAGGGGTATCCGGGCATGCCCGAGGTGGCCAACATGCCGCTGCCCACCAAGCTGCTGGAGCAGGGGGTGCGGGACATGGTCCGCGTCTGCGACGGCCGGATGAGCGGCACCGCGTACGGCACGGTCGTCCTGCACGTGGCCCCGGAAGCGGCGGCGGGTGGACCGCTCGCCCTCGTACGGACAGGCGATGTCATCAGTCTCGACGTCGAGGCCCGCCGTATCGACCTGGAGGTGCCCGCCGCCGAACTCGCCGCCCGCACCCCGAACGCGGCCACCGTCGCGGGCTTCGCGAACCCCGGGAGGGGCTGGGAGCGGTTGTACGTCGACCATGTCCAACAGGCCGACACGGGAGCAGACCTGGACTTCCTCCTCGGTTCGAGCGGCTCGGAGGTCAGCCGCGAGTCGCACTGA
- a CDS encoding putative leader peptide, whose amino-acid sequence MGRVEPAVGRESRTSRPSPLLTSRRHIDLLRVCSAIRPLG is encoded by the coding sequence ATGGGGCGCGTGGAACCGGCCGTCGGCCGAGAGAGCCGGACATCCCGGCCGTCGCCTCTTCTGACCTCCCGCCGTCACATCGATCTGCTCCGGGTCTGCAGCGCCATCAGGCCCCTGGGCTGA
- a CDS encoding glutathione S-transferase C-terminal domain-containing protein, which translates to MSVTPLARISATHPAPAFRGRIGQDARSGHYAVPRRYRLHLTAACADGLRIAVVHSLLGLDDICPVTLLDPVPDCPDGGHSALRPLYEASAHRYTGAAVAPVLSDDWSGRIVSTHATDITRDLARHFGGGRPALYPCGAESETEAVERMSRGIAQAAQQAGAAGGDDVDRVAALEQLLDSLGSLERWLVDRDFLIRDHVTAADVELWVTLVQLDTVHRHHLDAAAVQRIAGHPTLWAYARRLTARPAFGTHLDLDGIARRHHAHCQGLEAAGSAVQILDWASHAGPSRRS; encoded by the coding sequence ATGTCCGTCACACCGCTCGCCCGCATCTCCGCCACCCACCCGGCCCCCGCGTTCCGAGGCCGGATCGGCCAGGACGCACGCAGTGGGCACTACGCCGTGCCGCGCCGCTACCGGCTGCACCTGACCGCCGCCTGCGCGGACGGTCTGCGCATCGCCGTCGTGCACAGCCTGCTCGGCCTCGACGACATCTGTCCCGTGACCCTCCTGGACCCGGTCCCCGACTGTCCCGACGGGGGGCATTCCGCGCTGCGCCCGCTGTACGAGGCCAGCGCGCACCGGTACACCGGCGCTGCCGTCGCACCCGTGCTCAGCGACGACTGGTCGGGACGGATCGTCAGCACCCACGCCACCGACATCACCCGCGACCTGGCCCGGCACTTCGGCGGCGGACGTCCGGCGCTGTACCCGTGTGGAGCGGAGTCGGAGACCGAGGCCGTCGAGCGGATGAGCAGGGGAATCGCACAGGCCGCGCAGCAGGCCGGGGCGGCGGGCGGTGACGACGTGGACCGAGTCGCCGCCCTGGAGCAACTGCTGGACTCCCTGGGCTCGTTGGAGCGCTGGCTGGTGGACCGCGACTTCCTGATCCGGGATCACGTCACCGCCGCCGATGTCGAGTTGTGGGTCACGCTGGTGCAACTCGACACCGTGCACCGCCACCACCTCGACGCCGCCGCGGTGCAGCGCATCGCCGGCCACCCCACGCTGTGGGCCTACGCCCGCCGTCTGACCGCCCGCCCGGCCTTCGGCACCCACCTCGACCTCGACGGCATCGCCCGCCGGCACCACGCCCACTGCCAGGGCCTGGAGGCCGCCGGGTCCGCCGTACAGATTCTGGACTGGGCCTCGCACGCCGGGCCTTCCAGGCGTTCCTGA
- a CDS encoding amino acid ABC transporter permease produces MSEPPGAAVSVTEAPPQADVAPPQLAAQRVLPLRRPGRWIVTAVVLVLAAQFVHGLATNPFYQWDRFGYWFLRPTVLDGLRITLEVTVYSAVLGLLGGILLALARLSKSPVLRAVSWTYVWALRSIPLIVVLLFLYNFSALYKTLSVGVPFGPAFFSFDESRLATDMVIAVVGLSLNEAAYAAEVVRGGILSVDQGQHEAASALGLPKGYQFRKIVFPQALRSITPNYVNQLIGLVKSTSLVFYVSLLDLFGTVQSMGATYPGDIVPLLLVATVWYLILTSAVSVVQFYVERYYARGATRSLPPTPLQKLRAGLTDLRARIRREAAV; encoded by the coding sequence ATGAGTGAACCCCCAGGCGCCGCCGTGTCCGTCACCGAGGCGCCGCCGCAGGCCGACGTGGCGCCACCACAGCTCGCCGCACAGCGAGTTCTGCCACTGCGACGGCCCGGCCGCTGGATCGTCACCGCCGTCGTCCTGGTCCTGGCGGCCCAGTTCGTCCACGGCCTGGCGACCAACCCGTTCTACCAGTGGGACCGCTTCGGCTACTGGTTCCTGCGGCCCACCGTCCTCGACGGGCTCCGCATCACCCTCGAAGTCACCGTCTACAGCGCCGTACTGGGACTCCTGGGCGGCATCCTGCTCGCGCTGGCCCGGCTCTCCAAGAGTCCGGTGCTGCGCGCGGTGAGCTGGACCTACGTGTGGGCCCTGCGCTCCATACCGCTGATCGTCGTTCTGCTCTTCCTCTACAACTTCAGCGCCCTGTACAAGACACTCAGCGTCGGCGTCCCCTTCGGCCCGGCCTTCTTCTCCTTCGACGAGTCCCGGCTCGCCACCGACATGGTCATCGCCGTCGTCGGCCTCAGCCTCAACGAGGCGGCCTACGCCGCCGAGGTCGTCCGCGGCGGCATCCTCTCCGTCGACCAGGGCCAGCACGAGGCGGCCTCCGCCCTCGGCCTGCCCAAGGGCTACCAGTTCCGGAAGATCGTCTTTCCGCAGGCGCTGCGCTCCATCACCCCGAACTACGTCAACCAGCTCATCGGGCTCGTCAAGAGCACCTCGCTGGTCTTCTACGTCTCGCTGCTCGACCTGTTCGGCACCGTGCAGTCCATGGGCGCCACCTACCCCGGTGACATCGTGCCCCTGCTGCTGGTCGCCACCGTCTGGTACCTGATCCTCACCAGCGCGGTCTCGGTCGTCCAGTTCTACGTCGAGCGGTACTACGCCCGGGGCGCCACCCGCTCCCTGCCGCCGACCCCACTCCAGAAACTGCGGGCCGGTCTCACCGACCTGCGGGCCCGCATCCGCAGGGAGGCCGCCGTATGA
- a CDS encoding amino acid ABC transporter ATP-binding protein, giving the protein MTAAALEVHGVHKWYGAHRVLDGVDLTVRPGEVTVILGPSGSGKSTLLRVINHLEKPEIGHVSVNGELIGVRRQGDRLKELSERAILTQRSRIGFVFQNFNLFPHLTVLDNVAAAPVATGKLTRTEAKELARELLGRVGLADKTGAYPRQLSGGQQQRVAIARALALRPGVILFDEPTSALDPELVGEVLAVIKNLATSGTTLVIVTHEIGFAREIADRVVFIDGGRIVEQGPPSEVLDRPRHERTRDFLSKVL; this is encoded by the coding sequence ATGACCGCCGCAGCGCTCGAAGTGCACGGCGTGCACAAGTGGTACGGCGCCCACCGCGTCCTGGACGGTGTCGACCTGACCGTCCGCCCCGGCGAGGTCACCGTCATCCTCGGCCCTTCGGGGTCCGGGAAGTCCACTCTCCTCAGGGTCATCAACCACCTGGAGAAACCGGAGATCGGCCACGTCAGCGTCAACGGCGAACTGATCGGCGTCCGCCGTCAGGGCGACCGGCTGAAGGAGCTGAGCGAGCGCGCCATCCTGACCCAGCGCAGCCGCATCGGGTTCGTCTTCCAGAACTTCAACCTCTTCCCGCACCTGACCGTCCTCGACAACGTGGCCGCCGCCCCGGTGGCGACCGGGAAGCTCACCAGGACGGAGGCCAAGGAGCTCGCCCGAGAACTCCTCGGCCGGGTCGGCCTGGCCGACAAGACCGGTGCCTATCCACGGCAGTTGTCGGGAGGCCAGCAGCAGCGCGTGGCCATCGCCCGCGCCCTCGCCCTGCGCCCGGGCGTGATCCTCTTCGACGAGCCGACCTCCGCCCTCGACCCCGAGCTCGTCGGTGAAGTCCTCGCCGTCATCAAAAACTTGGCGACCAGCGGCACCACGCTCGTCATCGTCACCCACGAGATCGGCTTCGCCCGCGAGATCGCCGACCGGGTCGTCTTCATCGACGGCGGACGCATCGTCGAGCAGGGCCCGCCCTCCGAGGTCCTCGACCGGCCGCGGCACGAGCGGACCCGGGACTTCCTGAGCAAGGTCCTCTGA
- a CDS encoding transporter substrate-binding domain-containing protein gives MPTRPSRRSLMRGITAATAVATLAGGLAACGGDSDAATGTTDSAGTVTVGRLSNGAAKETALKVAEVKSISAELPDAVKKSGKLVIGSGTLPSGSPPLGFVGSDQKTLTGSETDLARLVAAVLGLEPEVKRFTWENLFVGIDSGKVNVGFSNITDTEERKKKYEFASYRKDDLAFETLKTSKWTFDGDYEALAGRTVSVGAGTNQERILLEWQSRLKKEGKQLTIKYFQDSPSIYLALGSGKIDSYLGPSPNLSYHVTQTASTPNATRIAGQYSGAGESLQGLIAATAKKDSGLAKPLADAINHLIDNGQYAKWLAAWNLSNDAVSKSEVNPPGLPLDNS, from the coding sequence ATGCCCACTCGCCCCTCCCGACGCAGCCTGATGCGCGGCATCACCGCGGCGACCGCCGTCGCCACCCTCGCCGGCGGGCTCGCGGCCTGCGGCGGTGACAGCGACGCCGCCACCGGGACGACCGACAGCGCCGGCACGGTCACCGTGGGCCGGTTGTCCAACGGAGCCGCCAAGGAGACCGCGCTCAAGGTCGCCGAGGTGAAGTCCATCAGCGCCGAACTGCCCGACGCCGTCAAGAAGAGCGGCAAGCTCGTCATCGGCTCCGGCACCCTCCCCTCCGGCTCCCCGCCGCTGGGCTTCGTGGGCAGCGACCAGAAGACCCTCACCGGTTCCGAGACCGACCTGGCCCGCCTGGTCGCCGCCGTCCTCGGTCTGGAGCCCGAAGTCAAGCGGTTCACGTGGGAGAACCTCTTCGTCGGCATCGACAGCGGCAAGGTGAACGTCGGCTTCTCCAACATCACGGACACCGAGGAGCGCAAGAAGAAGTACGAGTTCGCCTCCTACCGCAAGGACGACCTCGCCTTCGAGACGCTCAAGACCTCGAAGTGGACCTTCGACGGCGACTACGAGGCCCTCGCGGGCAGGACCGTCTCGGTCGGCGCCGGCACCAACCAGGAGCGGATCCTGCTGGAGTGGCAGAGCAGGCTGAAGAAGGAGGGCAAGCAGCTGACCATCAAGTACTTCCAGGACAGCCCCAGCATCTATCTGGCCCTGGGCAGCGGCAAGATCGACTCCTATCTGGGCCCCAGCCCCAACCTCTCCTATCACGTCACCCAGACCGCGAGCACGCCCAACGCGACCCGAATCGCCGGCCAGTACTCCGGTGCGGGGGAGTCGCTCCAGGGCCTGATCGCCGCGACCGCCAAGAAGGACAGCGGCCTCGCCAAGCCCCTCGCCGACGCGATCAACCACCTGATCGACAACGGCCAGTACGCCAAGTGGCTCGCCGCGTGGAACCTCTCCAACGACGCCGTCTCCAAGTCGGAGGTCAACCCGCCGGGGCTGCCGCTCGACAACTCCTGA
- a CDS encoding GNAT family N-acetyltransferase, with product MTQQTDIRAGGASSRPTAHDTSVLDNAVWAALDGPHAHLAERVGRAARYPDDVYAFAALADPGDPAAWADLHTLVGPGTTVRVKPVDTVPDGWEVVGGDGGTSHALKAMGEGVQLVDTALRAEPAPEAVRLGPDDVPEILDLVARTQPGPFLKRTIALGTYLGIRDRERLIAMAGERIRPPGWTEISAVCTDPAYRGRGLATRLVRAVAAGIRERGDTPFLHAAADNTTAIRLYESIGFTLRRRSPVLLVRSPGTSREATAL from the coding sequence GTGACCCAGCAGACCGACATCCGCGCAGGCGGAGCCTCCTCGAGACCCACCGCGCACGACACCTCCGTCCTCGACAACGCCGTGTGGGCCGCCCTCGACGGCCCACACGCCCACCTAGCCGAACGCGTCGGCCGCGCCGCCCGCTACCCGGACGACGTCTACGCCTTCGCCGCCCTCGCCGATCCCGGCGACCCCGCCGCGTGGGCCGACCTGCACACGCTCGTCGGTCCCGGAACCACCGTTCGGGTCAAGCCCGTTGACACGGTCCCGGACGGCTGGGAGGTCGTCGGCGGGGATGGGGGTACCTCCCATGCCCTTAAGGCTATGGGGGAGGGCGTCCAGCTCGTCGACACCGCCCTGCGCGCCGAACCGGCCCCCGAGGCGGTACGGCTGGGCCCCGATGACGTGCCCGAGATCCTGGACCTGGTCGCCCGCACCCAGCCGGGACCCTTCCTCAAGCGGACCATCGCACTCGGCACCTACCTCGGCATCCGCGACCGCGAGCGCCTGATCGCCATGGCCGGTGAGCGGATCCGCCCGCCCGGCTGGACCGAGATCAGCGCGGTCTGCACCGACCCCGCGTATCGCGGCCGGGGCCTCGCGACCCGCCTGGTCCGCGCGGTCGCCGCCGGCATCCGGGAGCGCGGCGACACCCCGTTCCTGCACGCGGCCGCGGACAACACCACCGCGATCCGGCTCTACGAGTCGATCGGGTTCACCCTGCGCCGCCGTTCGCCTGTCCTCCTGGTCCGCAGCCCGGGAACATCCCGCGAGGCCACGGCGTTGTGA
- a CDS encoding putative leader peptide, whose amino-acid sequence MISTLRSAHLHSRPHIDLLRVSTALCCS is encoded by the coding sequence GTGATCAGCACACTCCGCTCCGCGCACCTCCACTCCCGGCCCCACATCGATCTCCTGCGCGTGTCCACCGCGCTCTGTTGTTCCTGA
- a CDS encoding LLM class flavin-dependent oxidoreductase: MSPSPSLLHLAVALDGTGWHPASWREPVARPRELFTAGYWAHLVAEAERGLLDFVTIEDGLGPQSSHFLDPDERTDQVRGRLDAVLIASRIAPLTRHIGLVPTAVVTHTEPFHISKAIATLDYVSTGRAGLRVQITARPGEAAHFGRRTIPRIEAYDSPGAQELVTDLFDEAADYVEAVRRLWDSWEDDAEIRDAATGRFIDRDKLHYIDFEGKHFSVKGPSITPRPPQGQPLVTALGHQTVPYRLIARQADVGYVTPHETDEARAIVAEIRAEQETAGRSEELLHVFGDLVVFLDDDPAEAAARRDRLDVLAGEPYTSDARIFTGTPSQLADLLGEFQAAGLTGFRLRPAVAGHDLPAITRGLVPELQRRGAFRTDYEADTLRGLLGLTRPANRYAAA; the protein is encoded by the coding sequence GTGTCCCCTTCTCCCTCCTTGCTGCATCTCGCCGTCGCTCTGGACGGCACCGGCTGGCACCCCGCCTCCTGGCGCGAGCCGGTGGCCCGGCCCCGTGAGCTGTTCACCGCCGGATACTGGGCCCACCTGGTCGCCGAGGCCGAGCGCGGCCTGCTCGACTTCGTCACCATCGAGGACGGCCTCGGCCCGCAGTCCTCCCATTTCCTCGACCCCGACGAGCGCACCGACCAGGTCCGCGGCCGGCTCGACGCCGTCCTGATCGCCTCGCGCATCGCCCCGCTCACCCGGCACATAGGCCTGGTCCCGACCGCGGTGGTCACCCACACGGAGCCGTTCCACATCTCCAAGGCGATCGCGACCCTCGACTACGTCAGCACCGGCCGCGCGGGCCTGCGGGTCCAGATCACCGCGCGCCCGGGCGAGGCCGCGCACTTCGGCCGCCGCACCATCCCGCGTATCGAGGCCTACGACAGCCCCGGGGCCCAGGAACTCGTCACCGACCTCTTCGACGAGGCCGCCGACTACGTCGAGGCCGTGCGTCGCCTCTGGGACAGCTGGGAGGACGACGCCGAGATCCGCGACGCCGCCACCGGCCGCTTCATCGACCGGGACAAGCTGCACTACATCGACTTCGAGGGCAAGCACTTCAGTGTCAAGGGCCCCTCCATCACACCCCGCCCACCGCAGGGCCAGCCACTCGTCACCGCCCTCGGGCACCAGACCGTCCCCTACCGGCTCATCGCCCGCCAGGCCGACGTCGGCTACGTCACCCCGCACGAGACCGACGAGGCCCGCGCGATCGTCGCCGAGATCCGCGCCGAGCAGGAGACCGCCGGGCGGAGCGAGGAACTCCTCCATGTCTTCGGCGACTTGGTCGTCTTCCTCGACGACGACCCCGCCGAGGCCGCTGCCCGCCGGGACCGTCTCGACGTGCTCGCGGGCGAGCCGTACACCAGCGACGCCCGCATCTTCACCGGCACTCCTTCGCAACTCGCCGACCTGCTCGGTGAGTTCCAGGCCGCCGGTCTGACCGGATTCCGGCTGCGGCCCGCCGTCGCCGGCCACGACCTCCCGGCGATCACCCGCGGTCTGGTCCCCGAACTCCAGCGCCGGGGCGCCTTCCGCACCGACTACGAGGCCGACACCCTGCGTGGCCTGCTGGGCCTGACCCGCCCCGCCAACCGCTACGCCGCCGCCTGA